A stretch of the Pseudalkalibacillus hwajinpoensis genome encodes the following:
- a CDS encoding fructose-specific PTS transporter subunit EIIC codes for MELKNMTDSNLIMFDVEADHKEQVIKQLTSTLFKEGYLESEQPFLEAVLQREDVSPTGMERGLAIPHGKSTVVKKAVFAVARLTTPLDDWASIDPTNKVQLIFLIAIPESEAGTTHLKVLSTLSTNLMREGYLERLMASESKKEFLDGLDLEEKEETKGDQAYTKTVVAVTACATGIAHTYMAAEALEKAGRELGVNVLVEKQGANGIEDALTASVIEKADAVILATDIAPKQKERFAGKPYVQTRVAEPLRRGKEMIQKALTNPDGVVEKNESDDAAVPSSQSGGGFLKDTVQAVMTGISYMIPVIVAAGLMMGIAKLGAMPFGLVNELGDPKYATHSNELFVILHHLDLFGGLIFKFMYPIFAAFVAYSLADRVGLVSGFIGGAFAGGLHYTFWGIADGIPSGFLGALILGLAAGYISRFLNQKIQLSKNFQAMKPMFLIPAISVLSIFFLNFYIVDPVFGGLNVVLRTWIESAQGTGDVVLASIIAAATAFDLGGPINKAAGAIAIGLAADEVYPLTARVLAIVIPPIGLGLATVIDKYVVGRRVFEADLRVAGNTALLLGFIAISEGAIPFMLRNPLITIPINIIGAILGASTAVLLGAVQWLPLPAFWGWPLVENLWAYLLGLIVGAAFIAFVNIFVRFTILKKKESHA; via the coding sequence ATGGAACTAAAGAATATGACAGATTCAAATTTAATTATGTTCGATGTGGAAGCAGATCACAAAGAGCAAGTCATTAAACAACTCACATCAACATTATTTAAAGAAGGCTATTTAGAATCAGAGCAGCCATTTTTGGAAGCGGTTTTACAAAGAGAGGATGTATCACCAACAGGAATGGAGAGAGGCCTTGCGATTCCTCACGGCAAATCAACTGTTGTTAAAAAAGCCGTCTTTGCCGTGGCGAGGTTAACAACCCCTCTCGACGATTGGGCAAGCATTGATCCTACGAACAAAGTGCAACTGATCTTCTTGATTGCGATTCCAGAGAGCGAAGCGGGAACCACGCATCTAAAAGTATTGTCTACGCTAAGTACGAATTTAATGCGTGAGGGATACCTTGAACGTCTGATGGCTTCGGAATCAAAGAAGGAATTTCTAGACGGTCTCGATCTGGAAGAAAAGGAAGAAACAAAAGGTGATCAGGCATATACAAAAACCGTTGTGGCGGTCACTGCTTGTGCCACAGGAATTGCTCATACGTACATGGCAGCAGAAGCACTTGAAAAGGCCGGGCGTGAACTTGGTGTGAACGTCCTAGTTGAAAAGCAAGGCGCAAACGGGATCGAGGATGCCCTAACAGCGTCTGTTATTGAAAAAGCAGACGCCGTGATTTTAGCAACGGATATAGCTCCTAAACAAAAAGAACGATTTGCTGGGAAACCGTATGTGCAAACACGTGTAGCTGAACCGCTTAGACGCGGAAAAGAAATGATTCAAAAAGCGTTAACGAATCCAGACGGCGTTGTTGAGAAAAACGAATCAGACGACGCAGCAGTCCCTTCTTCTCAGAGTGGCGGTGGATTTCTAAAAGACACTGTTCAAGCGGTTATGACAGGGATCTCTTACATGATTCCAGTCATTGTTGCAGCAGGGTTAATGATGGGGATTGCGAAGCTTGGAGCCATGCCATTTGGTCTTGTGAATGAGTTAGGCGATCCGAAATACGCGACTCATTCAAATGAACTCTTCGTCATCCTGCACCATCTCGATCTATTTGGCGGATTAATCTTTAAATTCATGTATCCGATCTTTGCTGCTTTTGTTGCGTATTCATTAGCTGACCGTGTTGGATTAGTATCCGGGTTTATTGGAGGAGCCTTTGCTGGTGGACTTCATTACACTTTTTGGGGTATTGCAGACGGCATACCTTCTGGCTTCTTAGGTGCATTAATTCTCGGTCTAGCTGCAGGGTATATTTCACGATTCTTAAATCAGAAGATTCAACTTAGTAAAAACTTCCAGGCGATGAAACCGATGTTTCTGATCCCTGCAATCAGTGTATTATCCATCTTCTTTTTAAACTTCTACATTGTTGACCCTGTGTTTGGTGGGTTGAACGTCGTCTTGCGTACTTGGATCGAATCAGCTCAAGGCACGGGCGATGTTGTTCTGGCATCGATTATTGCTGCAGCGACAGCGTTTGACCTTGGTGGCCCAATTAATAAAGCAGCCGGTGCGATCGCGATTGGTCTCGCAGCGGATGAAGTTTATCCATTAACGGCACGTGTACTAGCGATTGTTATCCCACCAATCGGACTTGGTTTAGCAACGGTTATTGATAAATATGTTGTGGGACGTCGCGTTTTTGAAGCAGATCTTCGTGTCGCTGGGAACACCGCTTTATTACTAGGTTTTATTGCCATTAGTGAAGGGGCAATTCCATTTATGCTTCGGAATCCGCTTATCACGATACCGATCAACATTATCGGCGCGATTCTTGGCGCTAGTACAGCCGTTTTATTAGGCGCAGTGCAATGGCTGCCGCTACCCGCTTTCTGGGGATGGCCGCTCGTTGAAAATCTGTGGGCTTACTTGCTAGGACTTATCGTTGGTGCAGCCTTTATCGCATTCGTGAACATATTTGTTCGCTTTACGATTTTGAAGAAAAAAGAAAGTCACGCTTAA
- a CDS encoding glycoside hydrolase family 38 C-terminal domain-containing protein, with protein sequence MKQKKVYVVPHSHWDREWYFTIEDSNLLLVENMDRLMDVMEKDPNYTGYVFDAQSSILDEYLKIRPEEKERLASLIQNKRIFVGPWYTQADSLLVNKESLIRNLLYGTRIAEKMGHSMNIGYLPDIFGQNTYLPSIFNEFGIDYSILQRGIYTDQLKGDLNFTWKSPDGKSVKANNTYFGYGPGKFLSDEQDYMEERLLPILDKISAMNKSTDNLLLPAGGDQVLIREQFPETVKALNEKDEKHEYILSDYETFMNETFHEADRFTNEIEGELIATQKSRIHNTIRSQRYDIKKLNDIAEKKLIHELEPLGSIASTLGLRYPNVWLDEMWKMLFDVHAHDSIGGCNSDDTNQEIVNRLTKVIRMANGCLNLLKKQITEAISGNLNNDSILVLFQLLPTPFEGSQTAILFTREKAFSVKDLEGNTVEMDNLNQDYMSGGKTIVVTAEGEKQVEAPGYYRNEVLLQNLELPAMGYQTYEVVEDVEASSEKPGQVDKTKIENDHLAIFVEDESLKLAMKSSGQIIPDFLTFENVADAGDSYDFSPLKGDEPIYSRVQSVNVSAKKGVQMMNVEHELHVPANLKERESGMRTKELVILSTFELRTGENFLRVTHNVNNDVKDHRVRVLLQTSLDQPEHSFGDQGFSFIQRPTVNPYMASWKEQKFAEAPVPIYPLENIAGATDSKLTAAVVTKGIKEYQLIKETGELALTLFRSVGLLGRDDLEWRPGRASGINNKVVYTPDAQMQGEMTFDYAVHFSESYDERALFKTIDRYNDHAVSYQKQTLNTFEERLDRFEIPYPVMSLPTSFSLMQSSNENVFFSSMKQAHDDRTIIIRLFNPRTQEQKVQLLGEHVQSITQTTLDEKNGIEMNEDVTVPSKGYVTLKLTTKVDVQ encoded by the coding sequence ATGAAGCAGAAAAAAGTATACGTCGTCCCACACTCACATTGGGACCGTGAATGGTATTTCACAATAGAAGATTCGAACTTGTTGCTAGTTGAAAATATGGACCGTCTCATGGACGTCATGGAAAAGGATCCCAACTATACAGGCTATGTGTTCGATGCGCAATCGTCTATTCTTGATGAATATTTAAAAATCCGTCCTGAAGAGAAAGAGCGTCTTGCGAGCTTAATCCAGAACAAGCGGATATTTGTTGGTCCCTGGTATACTCAGGCAGATTCGCTTTTAGTTAATAAAGAGTCGCTCATCCGGAACTTACTATATGGTACGCGCATTGCCGAAAAGATGGGGCACAGCATGAACATTGGTTATCTCCCAGATATCTTCGGGCAAAACACGTACTTACCATCAATTTTTAACGAGTTCGGCATCGATTACAGCATTCTGCAGCGCGGTATTTATACCGATCAGCTAAAAGGTGATCTGAATTTCACATGGAAATCTCCTGATGGAAAAAGTGTGAAAGCCAATAACACTTACTTTGGGTATGGACCAGGAAAATTCTTGTCAGATGAACAGGATTATATGGAAGAACGACTGCTTCCCATTTTAGATAAAATTTCTGCTATGAACAAAAGCACGGATAACTTGTTACTCCCAGCGGGAGGCGATCAGGTTCTTATTCGGGAACAATTCCCTGAAACCGTAAAGGCGTTGAACGAAAAGGATGAGAAACATGAGTACATCCTTTCAGATTATGAAACGTTCATGAACGAAACGTTCCATGAAGCGGATCGCTTCACGAATGAGATTGAAGGCGAGCTCATCGCAACGCAAAAATCACGTATTCACAACACGATCCGTTCACAGCGGTATGACATTAAGAAGCTAAATGATATCGCAGAAAAGAAGTTGATTCATGAGCTAGAGCCGCTTGGAAGTATTGCCAGCACACTCGGATTACGTTATCCAAACGTGTGGCTTGATGAAATGTGGAAGATGCTCTTCGATGTGCATGCCCACGATAGCATCGGCGGCTGTAATTCGGATGATACGAATCAGGAAATCGTCAATCGATTGACGAAAGTGATTCGCATGGCGAATGGGTGCTTGAATTTATTGAAAAAGCAAATCACGGAAGCGATTAGCGGTAACCTGAATAACGATAGCATTTTGGTTCTGTTCCAGCTACTTCCTACTCCATTCGAAGGGTCACAAACGGCGATCTTGTTTACAAGAGAAAAGGCGTTTTCCGTCAAAGATTTGGAAGGGAATACCGTTGAGATGGACAACCTGAATCAGGACTATATGAGCGGTGGAAAGACGATCGTCGTAACAGCTGAAGGCGAAAAGCAAGTAGAAGCGCCGGGGTATTACCGAAATGAAGTACTGCTACAGAACCTTGAGTTGCCTGCAATGGGGTATCAAACGTATGAAGTTGTTGAAGACGTTGAAGCGAGTAGTGAAAAGCCAGGTCAGGTGGACAAAACGAAGATCGAAAATGATCATCTGGCTATTTTCGTAGAGGATGAGTCCTTGAAGCTCGCAATGAAATCAAGCGGACAAATCATTCCTGACTTCTTGACGTTCGAGAACGTAGCGGATGCAGGGGACTCGTACGATTTCTCTCCATTAAAAGGGGACGAGCCGATCTACAGTCGTGTTCAATCCGTCAATGTGAGTGCTAAAAAGGGTGTGCAAATGATGAACGTCGAGCACGAGCTTCATGTACCTGCAAACCTGAAAGAGCGCGAATCCGGCATGCGGACGAAAGAGCTCGTCATTCTTTCCACGTTCGAGTTGCGTACGGGAGAAAATTTCCTTCGGGTGACACACAATGTAAACAATGACGTAAAAGATCATCGTGTTAGAGTATTGCTCCAAACGTCGCTAGATCAACCAGAGCATTCATTCGGTGATCAGGGCTTTAGCTTCATCCAGCGCCCGACTGTTAATCCTTACATGGCGAGCTGGAAAGAGCAAAAGTTCGCGGAAGCACCAGTGCCGATTTATCCGCTTGAAAATATCGCGGGCGCAACAGATAGCAAGCTAACCGCTGCGGTTGTAACGAAGGGAATCAAAGAATATCAGCTAATTAAAGAGACAGGCGAACTTGCGTTAACATTATTTAGAAGTGTCGGGCTACTTGGTCGAGATGACCTAGAATGGCGCCCGGGGAGAGCATCAGGGATTAACAACAAAGTCGTCTACACACCTGACGCGCAGATGCAGGGTGAGATGACGTTTGATTACGCGGTTCACTTTTCGGAAAGTTATGATGAGCGCGCACTATTTAAAACAATCGATCGCTACAATGATCATGCGGTAAGCTATCAAAAACAAACGCTAAACACGTTTGAAGAAAGATTGGATCGTTTCGAAATTCCATACCCTGTTATGTCACTACC